From the Xiphophorus maculatus strain JP 163 A chromosome 20, X_maculatus-5.0-male, whole genome shotgun sequence genome, one window contains:
- the glt8d1 gene encoding glycosyltransferase 8 domain-containing protein 1, producing the protein MTLRRVNGVLLVLLAVAILIIVHRNLLNLSDFLDRENPDAGQILPFEAELSPGVGEKTERKRDGIPVLITATEDRLGAVIVAMNSVSQNSKANVVFTIVTLNDTVDHLKAWISKTTLKNVKYKIVIFQPELLNGKLSKDPKMLEAAKPLTFARFYLPMYIPEVEKAIYLDDDVVVQGDIQELYEMNLKPGHAAAFSDDCDSASAKGIIRGAGNQNNYMGFLDFKKEAIKKLGMKANTCSFNPGVIVANLTEWKNQNITQQLEKWMELNSQEDLYSNTLAESITTPPLLIVFYKRHSSINPMWHVRHLGITGAGNRYSPQYVSTAKLLHWNGHYKPWGRTSSFSGVWDQWFIPDPTGKFHPVRRHAD; encoded by the exons TAAATGGAGTCCTGCTCGTTCTACTGGCTGTAGCCATACTGATCATAGTTCATCGAAACCTCCTGAACCTCAGTGACTTCTTAGACAGAGAAAACCCAG ATGCTGGACAGATTCTTCCTTTCGAGGCGGAGTTGTCTCCTGGTGTCGGGGAAAAGACGGAAAGGAAAAGAGACGGGATTCCTGTCCTCATCACTGCCACAGAGGACAGGCTTGGGGCTGTGATAGTTGCAATGAACAGCGTCTCCCAGAACAGCAAAGCCAACGTGGTCTTCACTATTGTGACCCTGAATGATACAGTTGATCACCTAAA GGCGTGGATAAGCAAGACAAcgttaaaaaatgtcaaatataaaatagttattttccAACCAGAGCTTCTGAATGGGAAGTTGTCAAAAGATCCTAAAATGCTGGAAGCTGCAAAACCA tTGACTTTTGCCAGGTTTTATCTGCCTATGTACATACCTGAGGTAGAGAAGGCGATCTATCTCGATGATGACGTTGTTGTACAAG GAGACATTCAAGAGCTTTATGAAATGAACCTGAAACCAGGACATGCAGCTGCCTTCTCTGATGATTGTGACTCAGCGTCTGCTAAGGGCATCATACGAGGAGCTGGAAATCAG aACAACTACATGGGTTTCCTGGACTTTAAAAAGGAGGCTATTAAAAAACTGGGGATGAAGGCCAACACATGCTCCTTTAATCCAGGAGTCATTGTTGCAAACCTGACCGAGTGGAAGAACCAAAACATCACCCAGCAGCTGGAGAAGTGGATGGAGCTCAACTCTCA gGAGGATCTGTACAGTAACACACTTGCAGAAAGCATTACAACCCCTCCACTTCTCATCGTCTTTTATAAACGTCACTCCTCCATCAACCCGATGTGGCATGTGAGACACCTGG GTATCACAGGTGCTGGAAATCGCTACTCTCCCCAGTATGTGAGCACTGCTAAACTGCTGCATTGGAATGGACATTATAAGCCCTGGGGGAGGACATCGTCCTTCTCTGGCGTGTGGGACCAGTGGTTCATTCCTGATCCCACAGGGAAGTTTCATCCCGTGCGAAGACACGCAGACTGA